The following coding sequences are from one Bacilli bacterium window:
- the menC gene encoding o-succinylbenzoate synthase translates to MKLRAVTLYHTRMTLKAPFVTSFGAVHERDGILVEVKDAEGLSGWGECVAFAFPWYTEETIETCRHMLVDFLIPLLRQKVISRPSEVFPLFSGIRRNYMAKAAIECAIWDLYAKQRNEPLAHALGGVRPAIEVGVSLGIAPISQLLQQIEDYLAAGYKRVKVKIKPGFDVQALREIRRHFPDIALQADANSAYTLDDLPLLQALDEFQLLMIEQPLAADDIIQHATLQRKLATPVCLDESIVTCEDAENAIALGSCRVINVKLGRVGGFAQAKRIHDLCRAHGIAVWCGGMLETGIGRAHNIALASLAQFTLPGDISASSRYWEQDIIVPEVIVQNGTIRVPDTPGIGYSVDGERLQRATVHRETIKW, encoded by the coding sequence ATGAAGTTGCGTGCAGTGACGCTTTATCATACGCGGATGACGCTTAAGGCTCCGTTTGTGACCAGCTTTGGCGCGGTGCACGAACGGGACGGAATCCTGGTGGAAGTAAAAGACGCGGAGGGCTTGAGCGGCTGGGGCGAGTGCGTCGCATTCGCATTCCCGTGGTATACGGAGGAGACGATCGAAACGTGCCGGCATATGCTGGTTGACTTTTTAATCCCGCTTTTGCGGCAAAAAGTCATTTCCCGCCCCAGCGAAGTGTTCCCTTTATTCAGTGGCATCAGGCGAAATTATATGGCCAAAGCGGCGATCGAGTGCGCGATTTGGGATTTGTACGCGAAACAGCGCAACGAGCCGCTTGCGCATGCGCTGGGGGGCGTCCGGCCGGCGATCGAAGTCGGCGTCTCGCTCGGCATTGCGCCGATATCGCAACTTTTGCAACAGATTGAAGATTATTTGGCAGCGGGATACAAACGGGTGAAAGTAAAAATCAAACCCGGCTTCGATGTGCAAGCGCTGCGGGAAATCAGGCGGCATTTTCCCGACATTGCCCTGCAGGCGGACGCCAACTCCGCATACACGCTGGATGATCTGCCCCTGTTGCAGGCTTTGGACGAATTTCAACTGTTGATGATCGAGCAGCCGCTTGCCGCCGACGATATCATCCAGCATGCGACTTTGCAGCGGAAGCTGGCAACGCCGGTATGTCTGGATGAAAGCATCGTGACTTGCGAAGACGCCGAAAATGCCATTGCGCTTGGCAGCTGCCGCGTCATCAACGTAAAGCTTGGCCGGGTCGGGGGCTTCGCCCAGGCAAAGCGCATCCATGACCTGTGCCGCGCGCACGGCATAGCTGTTTGGTGCGGCGGCATGCTGGAGACAGGCATCGGGCGCGCCCACAATATCGCGCTAGCCAGCCTCGCACAGTTTACTTTACCGGGCGATATTTCAGCGTCGTCGCGCTATTGGGAACAAGATATCATAGTTCCTGAAGTGATCGTACAAAACGGCACAATTCGCGTTCCGGACACGCCCGGCATCGGTTATTCGGTTGATGGCGAGCGGCTGCAACGGGCAACGGTCCATCGGGAAACGATCAAGTGGTAA